A single genomic interval of Fusarium verticillioides 7600 chromosome 8, whole genome shotgun sequence harbors:
- a CDS encoding dTDP-glucose 4,6-dehydratase, producing MITGGEGFIASWLVRHLVLTYPGVYNVISFDKLDYCSSLNNTRALREKPNFTFYQGDITSPSEVLDCLNRYNIDTVFHFAAQSHVDISFGNSYSFTETNVYGTHVLLESAKTVGIKRFIHISTDEVYGEVAHGNDDLPEASILSPTNPYAASKAAAEILVNSYQKSFKLPVIIVRSNNVYGPHQYPEKIIPKFISLLHRGEPVILHGDGSPTRRYLFAGDAADAFDTILHKGEIGQIYNIGSSDEISNIELCHIILTEMDIDVEDTNDFQRWVKHTHDRPFNDQRYAVDATKLKMLGWKQKTSFEEGLKTTIDWYKRYGDKWWGDISPVLTPFPQALSKKQEEQVVTPTSLPEV from the exons atgatCACAGGAGGCGAGGGTTTTAT TGCATCATGGCTCGTTCGTCACCTCGTCCTCACTTACCCCGGAGTTTACAACGTCATATCATTCGACAAGCTAGACTACTGCTCCTCCCTTAACAACACACGCGCTCTCCGCGAGAAACCCAACTTCACTTTCTACCAAGGCGATATCACAAGCCCAAGCGAAGTCCTAGACTGCCTTAATCGCTATAACATTGACACAGTCTTCCACTTTGCAGCGCAATCGCACGTTGATATCAGTTTCGGTAATTCATACAGTTTCACAGAGACAAACGTGTACGGCACccatgtccttcttgagagtgCGAAAACAGTAGGAATCAAGCGCTTCATCCACATTTCTACCGATGAGGTTTATGGAGAGGTTGCGCATGGGAATGATGATCTTCCTGAAGCGAGTATTCTATCGCCGACAAATCCATATGCTGCGAGTAAGGCTGCAGCAGAGATATTGGTGAATTCGTATCAGAAGAGCTTTAAACTTCCTGTTATTATTGTGAGGAGTAATAATGTCTATGGGCCGCATCAGTACCCTGAGA AAATCATACCCAAGTTCATCTCACTACTCCATCGCGGTGAACCCGTGATACTTCATGGAGACGGGAGTCCAACACGACGCTACCTCTTCGCAGGAGATGCCGCCGATGCCTTTGATACAATCCTCCACAAAGGCGAGATCGGCCAAATCTACAACATTGGCTCCAGCGACGAGATCTCCAATATCGAACTCTGTCATATTATTCTTACCGAGATGGacattgatgttgaggatacGAACGACTTTCAGCGCTGGGTGAAACATACTCATGACCGCCCGTTCAATGATCAAAGGTACGCTGTTGATGCTACCAAACTCAAGATGTTAGGTTGGAAACAAAAGACAAGTTTTGAGGAGGGGCTTAAGACGACGATTGATTGGTATAAGCGATATGGTGATAAGTGGTGGGGCGACATTTCTCCTGTATTGACGCCCTTCCCTCAAGCTTTGAgcaagaagcaggaggaaCAGGTAGTAACACCTACCAGTCTACCGGAAGTTTAA
- a CDS encoding dTDP-glucose 4,6-dehydratase, which yields MPGIDLNGSNGTNGLHLRRPNRFLIWGGRGWIAGLLKDLLLRQGKEVYTTTIRMEDRENVAKALELYKPTHVLNAAGCTGRPNVDWCEDNKAQTVLSNVIGTLTVADECSRRGIHCTVFATGCIYQYDDEHPIGGRGFKETDAPNFDGSFYSMTKAHVEPILASFDNILILRLRMPVSDDLNPRNFVTKISQYEFVVDIPNSNTILHDLLPASIIMAESRDTGVYNFTNPGAISHNEVLGLFKEIVRPAFTWKNFSVEEQAKVIKAGRSNCQLDSTKLVKRMKGYGYEIPEVHEAYRQCFERMKAAGIQ from the exons ATGCCTGGAATTGATCTCAACGGTTCAAATGGCACAAACGGCCTCCACCTCCGTAGACCAAACCGCTTCCTCATCTGGGGCGGTCGCGGCTGGATAGCCGGCCTTCTGAaagatctcctcctccgccaaGGCAAGGAAGTCTACACCACAACTATCCGCATGGAAGATCGCGAGAACGTCGCCAAAGCACTTGAGCTCTACAAACCGACGCACGTTCTTAACGCTGCGGGCTGTACAGGTCGACCTAACGTCGATTGGTGCGAAGACAACAAGGCGCAGACTGTCCTTTCGAATGTCATTGGGACTTTGACGGTTGCGGATGAGTGTTCTCGGCGAGGTATTCACTGTACTGTATTTGCGACGGGGTGTATTTATCAGTACGATGATGAGCATCCCATTGGGGGAAGAGGGTTTAAGGAGACTGATGCTCCGAACTTTGATGGGAGCTTTTACTCTATGACGAAGGCGCACGTTGAACCT atcttggcaagctttgacaacatcttgaTTCTCCGTCTTCGCATGCCAGTCAGCGACGATCTCAACCCCCGGAACTTCGTCACCAAGATCTCGCAGTACGAATTCGTAGTCGACATacccaacagcaacaccatTCTCCACGATCTGCTCCCTGCatcgatcatcatggctgaaagCAGAGATACTGGTGTTTACAACTTTACAAACCCCGGTGCCATCTCACATAATGAGGTGCTCGGCTTGTTCAAGGAGATTGTTCGACCGGCGTTTACGTGGAAGAACTTTAGTGTTGAGGAGCAGGCCAAGGTGATCAAGGCTGGAAGAAGTAATTGTCAATTGGATAGTACTAAGCTggtgaagagaatgaagGGGTATGGGTATGAGATTCCTGAGGTTCACGAGGCGTATAGGCAGTGTTTCGAGAGGATGAAGGCTGCCGGGATCCAGTAA